One Deinococcus sp. LM3 genomic region harbors:
- a CDS encoding phosphotransferase: protein MNAAAPTAAQVTVPGIEARWPVGSVGSVTPLGGGSVNAAYRVQAQAGVFHLRVYRDPRLDRARREHAAVGVARAAGIPTPRVLPTHSGDTVTDLNGHWAALFEVAPGAPIPRATLTSTHAAALGAFLADLHARLPRRVDFPVSVLGPPTSAGATRQELRQVEAAILALPHPDTVDSWALARTRERLAHLHSAPDDTPVADHLPRRFLHGDYHDGNVFFLGERPAAIIDWEQPRLAPRAWEIVRALHFCFALDTVLGTAFLRAYRAHQPLAADELRAGAELYGALQERNVWTYRSVYLEGNPAPRAFIRPPPYRPFPALWQEAGLR from the coding sequence GTGAACGCGGCTGCACCCACAGCGGCGCAGGTCACGGTGCCAGGGATAGAGGCGCGGTGGCCGGTCGGTTCCGTGGGGTCGGTCACGCCGCTGGGCGGCGGCAGCGTGAACGCCGCGTACCGCGTGCAGGCCCAGGCCGGAGTCTTTCACCTGCGGGTGTACCGCGACCCGCGCCTGGACCGGGCGCGGCGGGAACACGCGGCCGTGGGGGTAGCCCGCGCCGCCGGGATTCCCACGCCGCGCGTCCTGCCCACCCACTCCGGCGACACCGTGACCGACCTGAACGGCCACTGGGCGGCGCTGTTCGAGGTGGCCCCCGGTGCGCCCATCCCGCGAGCCACTCTCACCTCCACCCACGCAGCGGCGCTGGGCGCGTTCCTGGCCGACCTGCACGCACGCCTGCCGCGCCGCGTGGACTTTCCCGTGTCGGTGCTCGGCCCGCCCACCAGCGCCGGGGCCACCCGACAGGAATTACGGCAGGTCGAGGCAGCCATCCTGGCCCTCCCCCACCCGGATACGGTGGACAGCTGGGCGCTGGCCCGCACCCGCGAGCGCCTGGCGCACCTGCACTCCGCGCCCGATGACACTCCGGTGGCCGACCACCTGCCCCGGCGTTTCCTGCACGGTGACTATCACGACGGGAACGTGTTCTTCCTGGGGGAGCGTCCGGCCGCAATCATCGACTGGGAGCAGCCTCGCCTCGCCCCGCGCGCCTGGGAGATCGTGCGCGCCCTGCACTTCTGCTTTGCGCTGGACACCGTACTGGGGACTGCGTTCCTGCGCGCCTACCGGGCGCACCAGCCACTGGCGGCAGATGAACTGCGCGCCGGTGCAGAGCTGTACGGCGCGCTTCAGGAACGCAACGTCTGGACGTACCGCAGCGTGTACCTGGAGGGAAACCCGGCGCCGCGTGCGTTCATCCGTCCGCCGCCGTACCGTCCGTTCCCGGCGTTGTGGCAGGAGGCCGGGCTGCGCTGA
- a CDS encoding 2-phosphosulfolactate phosphatase, with protein sequence MRLRVDLLPHGNYPDVVVIMDVLRATTTAVAYLERGADALLLTATPEVALALRPEGESTPYLLGGERGGLPIPGFDFGNSPVEAAGQNFTGKTVVMNTTNGTGAAHTAAQSGKHVFLAALTNAHAAARRARATATEEIAIVCAGTDNHVGLEDVYAAGVIAEYLLAMGEFSIDDGARIALTVRRNGGNPLEALGSSGHGAHLSRLGLSEDVRYAAGLSTSTIVPTLTRDDSTPEQTLKFIAG encoded by the coding sequence ATGCGCCTCCGCGTCGATCTTCTTCCCCACGGCAACTACCCCGACGTGGTCGTCATCATGGACGTGCTGCGCGCCACCACCACCGCCGTCGCGTACCTCGAACGCGGCGCGGACGCCCTGCTCCTGACCGCCACCCCCGAAGTCGCCCTGGCCCTGCGACCCGAAGGCGAAAGCACCCCCTACCTGCTCGGCGGGGAACGCGGCGGCCTGCCCATCCCCGGCTTCGACTTCGGAAACAGCCCCGTCGAGGCCGCCGGGCAGAACTTCACCGGCAAGACGGTCGTCATGAACACCACCAACGGCACCGGCGCCGCCCACACCGCCGCGCAGAGCGGCAAGCACGTGTTCCTCGCGGCCCTCACGAACGCGCACGCCGCCGCCCGCCGCGCCCGCGCCACCGCCACCGAGGAAATCGCCATCGTGTGCGCCGGCACCGACAACCACGTCGGCCTGGAAGACGTGTACGCCGCCGGGGTCATTGCCGAGTACCTGCTCGCCATGGGTGAATTCAGCATCGACGACGGCGCCCGCATCGCCCTGACCGTGCGCCGCAACGGCGGCAACCCCCTGGAGGCGCTGGGCAGCAGCGGTCACGGCGCCCACCTGAGCCGCCTGGGCCTCAGCGAGGACGTCCGCTACGCCGCCGGCCTGAGCACCAGCACCATCGTCCCGACGCTGACCCGCGACGACAGCACCCCCGAACAGACCCTGAAATTCATTGCCGGGTGA
- a CDS encoding helix-turn-helix domain-containing protein has product MTLSDQYQNMPKLLKVSEVADFTGTHERTVRRWIRDGRLGAVEHPSGLRVPRRSLWRFLGLDLALSA; this is encoded by the coding sequence ATGACCTTATCCGACCAGTACCAGAACATGCCCAAACTCCTGAAAGTCAGCGAAGTGGCCGATTTCACCGGCACCCACGAACGCACCGTCCGCCGCTGGATCCGCGACGGTCGCCTCGGCGCGGTCGAGCATCCCAGCGGCCTGCGCGTCCCGCGCCGCTCGCTGTGGCGTTTCCTGGGACTGGATCTGGCCCTCAGCGCCTGA
- the nspC gene encoding carboxynorspermidine decarboxylase — protein sequence MTVIDFALPAVTPVDSVDWAAIPSPAFVLDESRLRRNLALISHVQRESGAQIIVAFKGFSMWSAFPLLREYGITGATASSLNEARLAREEMQGEVHVYAPAYSDAEFPAVLELADHLVFNSFSQWERFKPQVLAAREAGRTVHVGIRVNPEYAEVETDLYNPAGPFSRLGVTRREFRMDLMDGVDGLHFHTLCEKDSDTLERTLEVLERNFGDVLSQVKWVNFGGGHLMTREGYDIPRLIRVVRAFREKWGVHVILEPGSAFGWQTGWLVSSVLDVVHNVKDALLLDISVSAHMPDVLEMPYRPRILGAGDPPELDHHRETSEGVGGHPYLIGGTTCLAGDVVGEYVFPQPLKIGDRVVFDDMIHYTMVKTTFFNGVKHPDIGILHLDGTYECVKSFGYEEFKAKLS from the coding sequence GTGACTGTAATTGATTTTGCCCTGCCTGCCGTGACGCCCGTGGATTCCGTGGACTGGGCGGCGATTCCCAGTCCAGCGTTCGTACTGGACGAGTCCCGCCTGCGCCGGAATCTGGCCCTGATCTCGCATGTGCAGCGCGAGAGCGGCGCGCAGATCATCGTGGCGTTCAAGGGCTTCTCGATGTGGTCGGCGTTCCCGCTGCTGCGCGAGTACGGCATCACGGGCGCGACGGCCAGCAGCCTGAACGAGGCGCGTCTGGCGCGCGAGGAGATGCAGGGCGAGGTGCACGTGTACGCCCCGGCGTACAGCGACGCGGAGTTCCCGGCGGTGCTGGAACTGGCGGATCATCTGGTGTTCAACTCGTTCAGTCAGTGGGAGCGCTTTAAACCGCAGGTGCTGGCAGCGCGTGAGGCGGGCCGGACGGTGCATGTGGGCATCCGCGTGAACCCGGAGTACGCCGAGGTCGAGACCGACCTGTACAACCCGGCCGGGCCGTTTTCCCGTCTGGGCGTCACGCGCCGGGAGTTCCGCATGGACCTGATGGACGGCGTGGACGGCCTGCACTTCCACACGCTGTGCGAGAAGGACAGCGACACGCTGGAGCGCACGCTGGAGGTGCTGGAACGCAACTTCGGGGACGTGCTCTCGCAGGTGAAGTGGGTGAACTTCGGGGGCGGGCACCTGATGACCCGCGAGGGCTATGACATCCCGCGCCTGATCCGCGTGGTCCGCGCGTTCCGCGAGAAGTGGGGCGTGCACGTGATCCTGGAGCCCGGCAGCGCGTTCGGCTGGCAGACCGGGTGGCTGGTGAGCAGCGTGCTGGACGTGGTGCATAACGTGAAAGACGCCCTGCTGCTGGACATCAGCGTGTCGGCGCACATGCCGGACGTGCTGGAAATGCCGTACCGGCCCCGCATCCTGGGCGCAGGCGACCCGCCGGAACTCGACCATCACCGCGAGACGAGCGAGGGCGTGGGCGGCCACCCGTACCTGATCGGCGGGACGACCTGCCTCGCGGGCGACGTGGTCGGCGAGTACGTGTTCCCGCAGCCGCTGAAGATCGGGGACCGCGTGGTGTTCGACGACATGATCCACTACACCATGGTCAAGACCACCTTCTTCAACGGGGTCAAGCACCCGGACATCGGCATCCTGCACCTGGACGGCACGTACGAGTGCGTGAAGTCCTTCGGGTACGAGGAGTTCAAGGCCAAACTCAGCTGA
- a CDS encoding DUF554 domain-containing protein, giving the protein MSLLTQLSGTFVNVGAVLLGTLLGLTIGGRLPERTQRTLLQTLSLVTLFIGLDMAGSLNRVQGGAVPGVILALISLAAGAVIGEALGVEEALERLGQTLKRRFRGGGRFTEGFVAASLLFCVGPMTVIGGLQNGLTGDSSTYVLKSTLDGIAALALAGAYGVGVGFSALTVLLVQGGISLLAGTFAAGLLGGADPQVLKTNPYVLLITGAGGLTIIGISWNLMLAGLGFEDRRVRVGSLLPALLLAPLALWAVTRLGG; this is encoded by the coding sequence ATGAGTCTCCTGACGCAACTTTCCGGAACGTTCGTGAACGTGGGCGCGGTGCTGCTGGGCACCCTGCTGGGCCTGACCATCGGCGGGCGACTGCCGGAACGCACGCAGCGCACGCTGCTTCAGACCCTGAGCCTGGTGACGCTGTTCATCGGGCTGGACATGGCAGGCAGCCTGAACCGCGTGCAGGGCGGCGCGGTGCCGGGCGTGATCCTGGCCCTGATCAGCCTCGCCGCCGGCGCCGTGATCGGCGAGGCGCTGGGAGTCGAGGAGGCCCTCGAGCGCCTGGGGCAGACCCTCAAGCGCCGGTTCCGGGGTGGCGGGCGGTTCACGGAAGGGTTCGTGGCGGCCAGCCTGCTGTTCTGCGTGGGGCCCATGACCGTGATCGGCGGCCTGCAGAACGGCCTGACCGGCGACAGCAGCACCTACGTCCTGAAAAGCACCCTGGACGGCATCGCCGCGCTGGCCCTGGCCGGTGCGTACGGGGTGGGGGTGGGCTTCAGCGCCCTGACGGTCCTGCTGGTGCAGGGCGGCATCAGCCTGCTGGCCGGAACGTTCGCGGCCGGGCTGCTGGGCGGCGCGGACCCGCAGGTGCTGAAAACCAACCCGTACGTGCTGCTGATCACCGGGGCGGGCGGCCTGACCATCATCGGCATCAGCTGGAACCTGATGCTGGCCGGGCTGGGGTTCGAGGACCGCCGAGTGCGGGTCGGCAGCCTGCTGCCCGCGCTGCTGCTCGCGCCGCTGGCGCTGTGGGCCGTGACCCGCCTGGGAGGATGA
- a CDS encoding DUF4384 domain-containing protein, which translates to MRTDHQFQRPLKTATLILSGLLGLGAWAGASPAKITAQSIIVNPVETKLNVEVWVNRDAGGRGNPVYRKGEQLSVGLKTNQDAYVYLFNVNANGQIDLFFPNTFEESNFVQAGVTRVFPSQGAKYNFTVGGPNGQDRLLAVASTRELDLKDVARFAEGQGFAQVRVQGQENLARALSIVVSPLPADGWTTDTVTFRVGGEAVTPPAPAPGGATGSVTITPGQGQPAQPTPAPQPTPAPQPTPTGQIQPGERQNAARDQAMVDAYARLKGSESLGQATTYAVPWGDGLWQKFRGVGAYGDAVLLRANGSSRSYAVHGMLLERYLALAKAENGATRPPSRLGWAAGDEKVIPRNTYGTSGLYGFFQNGALYGTEKYGTFWLTGAVLRTYQGLGGSGSFLGFPTRDQYQIGGAWAADFEGGTIRTVNGAVKVYRK; encoded by the coding sequence ATGCGTACCGATCACCAGTTCCAACGTCCGCTGAAGACCGCCACCCTGATCCTGTCGGGCCTGCTGGGCCTGGGCGCCTGGGCGGGCGCCAGCCCCGCGAAGATCACCGCCCAGAGCATCATCGTGAATCCCGTCGAGACGAAACTGAACGTGGAAGTCTGGGTGAACCGCGACGCGGGCGGCCGGGGCAACCCGGTGTACCGCAAGGGCGAGCAGCTGAGCGTCGGCCTGAAAACCAACCAGGACGCCTACGTGTACCTGTTCAACGTGAACGCCAACGGGCAGATCGACCTGTTCTTCCCGAACACCTTCGAGGAGAGCAACTTCGTGCAGGCCGGCGTGACCCGCGTGTTCCCGTCGCAGGGCGCGAAGTACAACTTCACGGTGGGCGGCCCGAACGGCCAGGACCGCCTGCTGGCCGTCGCCAGCACCCGTGAACTGGACCTGAAGGACGTGGCGCGCTTCGCCGAGGGGCAGGGCTTCGCGCAGGTGCGGGTGCAGGGGCAGGAGAACCTCGCCCGGGCGCTGAGCATCGTCGTGAGTCCCCTGCCCGCCGACGGCTGGACGACCGATACCGTCACCTTCCGCGTGGGCGGCGAGGCCGTCACCCCGCCCGCCCCGGCGCCCGGTGGCGCGACCGGCAGCGTGACCATCACGCCCGGCCAGGGTCAGCCCGCCCAGCCCACCCCGGCCCCGCAACCCACCCCCGCGCCGCAGCCCACCCCGACCGGGCAGATCCAGCCGGGCGAACGCCAGAACGCCGCGCGCGATCAGGCGATGGTGGACGCCTACGCCCGCCTGAAGGGCAGCGAGAGCCTCGGGCAGGCCACCACGTACGCCGTGCCGTGGGGTGACGGCCTGTGGCAGAAGTTCCGTGGCGTCGGCGCGTACGGCGACGCGGTACTGCTGCGCGCGAACGGCAGCAGCCGCTCGTACGCCGTGCACGGCATGCTGCTCGAGCGCTACCTGGCGCTGGCGAAAGCCGAGAACGGCGCGACCCGCCCCCCCAGCCGCCTGGGCTGGGCCGCCGGGGACGAGAAGGTCATCCCGCGCAACACCTACGGCACCAGCGGCCTGTACGGCTTCTTCCAGAACGGCGCGCTGTACGGCACCGAGAAGTACGGCACGTTCTGGCTGACCGGCGCGGTCCTCAGGACCTACCAGGGGCTGGGCGGCAGCGGCTCGTTCCTGGGCTTCCCCACCCGTGACCAGTATCAGATCGGCGGGGCCTGGGCCGCCGATTTCGAGGGCGGCACCATCCGCACCGTGAACGGCGCCGTGAAGGTCTACCGCAAGTAA
- the rpe gene encoding ribulose-phosphate 3-epimerase → MTAESDTPRRVLLAPSLLASDFSRLGEELQAIAGADWAHVDVMDGQFVPNISFGLPILAAARAASPLFMDVHLMIDRPERYLRDFADAGADGLTVHVESTPHIHRAVQQIRELGKKAGVTLNPGTPLETLRPLLPDVDLVLIMSVNPGFGGQKFIPHSLERIRTVRRWLDELGSAAELQVDGGVGPTNARAVVNAGASNLVAGSAVFGPGGAQAGLERLREALK, encoded by the coding sequence GTGACTGCCGAATCCGACACCCCCCGGCGCGTACTTCTCGCCCCGAGCCTCCTCGCGAGCGACTTCAGCCGCCTCGGCGAGGAACTCCAGGCCATCGCCGGCGCCGACTGGGCGCACGTTGACGTGATGGACGGCCAGTTCGTGCCGAACATCTCCTTCGGCCTCCCCATCCTCGCCGCCGCCCGCGCCGCCAGCCCCCTGTTCATGGACGTCCACCTCATGATCGACCGCCCCGAACGCTACCTGCGCGACTTCGCCGACGCCGGAGCCGACGGCCTGACCGTCCACGTCGAGAGCACCCCGCACATCCACCGCGCCGTCCAGCAGATCCGCGAACTCGGCAAGAAGGCCGGCGTGACCCTCAACCCCGGCACGCCCCTCGAAACGCTCCGCCCCCTCCTGCCCGACGTGGACCTCGTCCTGATCATGAGCGTCAACCCCGGCTTCGGCGGCCAGAAATTCATCCCGCACAGCCTCGAGCGCATCCGCACCGTCCGCCGCTGGCTGGACGAACTCGGCAGCGCCGCCGAGTTGCAGGTCGACGGCGGCGTGGGCCCCACCAACGCCCGCGCCGTCGTGAACGCCGGGGCGAGCAACCTCGTGGCGGGCAGCGCCGTCTTCGGTCCCGGCGGCGCCCAGGCCGGCCTGGAACGCCTGCGCGAGGCCCTGAAGTAA